Proteins encoded in a region of the Methanobrevibacter sp. genome:
- a CDS encoding DUF4422 domain-containing protein, protein MNQKIEIFILTHKKFDEQYDSNLYKPLLNGSCMLDDDYGYIRDDSGENISNLNKYFAEFTGQFWAWKNSDADIIGFCHYRRWFVRNLKFDKLTKKDIINDLSKFDIILPQKRRLNGTVSEVIQDSLKINPDYGVKYEDYLILGETIKDFFPEYYTSFQKVMNSKSAYYNTMFISNKKLADNYFKWLFDIFEKVFDKIDLSKYPKNNKRVFGFFGEILLNVYVLNNNLKIKEHYILFNERKFPVFDVLCRRFPKLVSVETRLVSLLS, encoded by the coding sequence ATGAATCAAAAAATTGAAATATTTATTTTAACTCATAAAAAGTTTGATGAACAATATGATTCAAATTTGTATAAACCTTTATTAAATGGGTCTTGCATGTTGGATGACGATTATGGATACATTAGGGATGATTCTGGAGAAAATATCTCAAATTTAAATAAATATTTCGCGGAGTTCACTGGTCAATTTTGGGCTTGGAAGAATTCGGATGCTGATATAATAGGTTTTTGCCATTACCGTCGTTGGTTTGTTAGAAATTTAAAATTTGATAAATTAACAAAAAAGGACATAATTAATGATTTATCCAAATTTGATATTATTCTTCCTCAGAAAAGAAGATTAAACGGTACTGTTTCGGAAGTTATTCAAGATAGTTTAAAAATTAATCCTGATTATGGTGTGAAATATGAAGATTATTTGATTTTAGGTGAAACAATAAAAGATTTTTTTCCGGAGTATTACACATCATTTCAGAAAGTGATGAATAGTAAAAGCGCTTATTATAATACTATGTTTATATCTAATAAAAAATTGGCGGATAATTATTTCAAATGGCTTTTTGATATTTTTGAAAAGGTCTTTGATAAAATTGATCTTTCTAAATATCCTAAAAATAATAAAAGAGTATTTGGATTTTTTGGTGAAATTTTATTGAATGTATATGTTTTAAATAATAATCTAAAAATTAAAGAACATTATATTTTGTTTAATGAAAGAAAGTTTCCTGTTTTTGATGTCTTATGTCGTAGATTTCCAAAATTAGTATCTGTTGAAACTAGGTTAGTTTCTTTATTGTCTTAA
- a CDS encoding UDP-N-acetylglucosamine 4,6-dehydratase family protein, translated as MLDDYYKGKKVLVTGGSGSIGRKIVAELLNYDVDVVRVFDNNETALFDLEQDLNSSKIRTFVGDIRDLKRLERAFKDIDIIFHAAAYKHVPLCEYNPMDAVKTNVGGTQNIIDAAITCDVEKVILISTDKAVNPVNVMGATKLLAERLMISSNAYSGADGTKFACVRFGNVLNSRGSVIPVFKKQIKNGGPLTITDEAMTRFIMHIHEAAKLILDAGSISEGGEIFILKMPSVKVTDLAEAMIEYYAPKYGYSVDDIEVEIIGKRIGEKLHEELMTPDEILYAEETNDLFIIRKEFVENHPNFIYDSSEIGQLSKNDILNVLSELE; from the coding sequence ATGTTAGATGATTATTATAAAGGAAAAAAAGTTCTTGTTACAGGCGGTTCTGGATCTATTGGTAGAAAAATAGTTGCAGAGTTATTAAACTATGATGTTGATGTTGTAAGAGTTTTTGATAATAATGAAACTGCTTTATTTGATTTGGAGCAAGATTTGAATTCATCCAAAATAAGGACATTTGTTGGAGATATTAGGGATTTAAAAAGACTTGAAAGGGCTTTTAAGGATATTGATATAATTTTTCATGCAGCTGCTTATAAACATGTTCCTTTATGCGAATATAATCCTATGGATGCTGTAAAAACAAATGTTGGAGGAACTCAAAATATTATTGATGCAGCTATTACCTGTGATGTTGAAAAAGTAATTTTAATCAGTACTGATAAGGCAGTAAATCCTGTAAATGTAATGGGAGCTACAAAATTGCTGGCTGAAAGATTAATGATTTCATCCAATGCATATAGTGGAGCTGATGGAACTAAATTTGCATGTGTCAGATTTGGAAATGTTTTAAACTCAAGAGGATCAGTCATTCCTGTGTTTAAAAAACAAATTAAAAATGGTGGTCCTTTAACTATTACAGATGAGGCAATGACTCGTTTTATTATGCACATTCATGAAGCTGCTAAATTGATTTTAGATGCGGGCAGCATCTCTGAAGGGGGAGAAATATTTATCTTAAAAATGCCTTCTGTTAAAGTAACTGATCTTGCTGAAGCAATGATTGAATATTATGCTCCTAAATATGGTTATTCAGTTGATGATATTGAGGTTGAGATTATTGGAAAGCGTATAGGAGAAAAATTACACGAAGAGCTAATGACTCCAGATGAAATATTATATGCTGAAGAAACAAATGATTTATTTATTATTAGAAAAGAATTTGTTGAAAATCATCCTAATTTCATTTATGACTCTTCTGAAATTGGTCAATTATCAAAAAATGATATTTTAAATGTTTTATCTGAATTAGAATGA
- a CDS encoding DegT/DnrJ/EryC1/StrS aminotransferase family protein, whose product MNVPLFEIYNDEEDVKLVSEQIASGKFWAVGSKVTEFEDMIAEYIGTKHAITFNSGTSALHAALLAHGIGKGDEVIVPSFTFIATVNSPLFVGAKPIFVDIEEETFGLNPELVEEKITKNTKAIIPVHYGGCPCKIKALKDIAEDNDLVLIEDAAEAFGASVDGKNIGTFGDSNILSFCQNKIITTGEGGAVVTDSDEIYEKLKLIRSHGRLESGDYFSTVGLFDYIELGFNWRMSNLTATLGISQIKKADKIIEMRKNNVEYLSKRILEETDEITIPEVPQGYNHVYQLFSVLANKRDELIDYLSDNGISSKIYFDPVHKSEFYKNRLKYDDVLPVTEKMHEKTITLPMFPTLTTEQMDYMADTIGKFYK is encoded by the coding sequence ATGAATGTCCCATTATTTGAAATTTATAATGATGAAGAAGATGTTAAACTAGTTTCTGAACAAATTGCTTCAGGTAAATTTTGGGCTGTAGGTTCAAAGGTCACTGAATTTGAAGACATGATTGCGGAGTATATTGGGACAAAACATGCGATAACATTTAATTCTGGGACTTCTGCTTTACATGCTGCTTTACTTGCTCATGGAATCGGAAAAGGTGATGAAGTCATTGTTCCATCATTCACATTTATTGCAACTGTTAATTCTCCATTATTTGTAGGAGCAAAACCCATTTTTGTAGATATTGAAGAAGAGACTTTTGGATTAAATCCTGAATTAGTTGAAGAAAAAATTACAAAAAATACTAAAGCTATTATTCCGGTTCACTATGGTGGATGCCCATGTAAAATTAAAGCGTTAAAGGACATTGCTGAAGATAATGATTTGGTACTAATTGAAGATGCTGCAGAAGCTTTTGGTGCTTCTGTTGATGGAAAAAATATTGGTACTTTCGGTGATTCAAATATTTTAAGTTTCTGTCAAAATAAGATTATAACAACCGGTGAAGGTGGAGCGGTTGTCACAGATTCTGATGAAATTTATGAAAAATTAAAATTAATCAGGTCTCATGGAAGATTGGAAAGTGGAGACTATTTCTCAACTGTAGGATTATTTGATTATATTGAACTTGGTTTTAACTGGAGAATGTCAAATTTAACTGCAACTTTAGGGATTTCACAAATTAAAAAGGCAGATAAGATTATTGAAATGAGAAAAAATAATGTTGAATATCTTTCTAAAAGAATATTGGAAGAAACAGATGAAATAACTATTCCTGAAGTTCCGCAAGGTTATAATCATGTTTATCAATTATTCTCAGTTTTAGCAAATAAAAGGGATGAATTAATAGATTACTTGTCAGATAATGGAATATCATCTAAAATTTACTTTGATCCTGTTCACAAATCTGAATTTTATAAAAACAGATTAAAATATGATGATGTATTGCCTGTTACTGAGAAAATGCATGAAAAAACAATTACTCTGCCTATGTTTCCTACATTAACAACTGAGCAAATGGATTATATGGCTGATACTATTGGAAAATTCTATAAATAG
- a CDS encoding DapH/DapD/GlmU-related protein, translating to MSEDRFDGWKAPEIKECELTKYNWLVQNKDNLDLGYKTDIGAFTYINAKNHVVIEDYVQIGSHCSIYSISTIDDKEGEVILKENCRIGTHSVVMPGVTVGKNSIIGAFSFVTEDIPDNVVAFGVPAKVVRKLD from the coding sequence ATGAGTGAAGATAGATTTGATGGCTGGAAAGCTCCTGAAATAAAAGAATGTGAACTGACTAAGTATAATTGGTTGGTTCAAAACAAAGATAATTTGGATTTGGGTTATAAAACTGATATCGGCGCATTTACATATATTAACGCAAAAAATCATGTTGTAATTGAAGATTATGTTCAAATTGGATCTCACTGTTCTATTTATTCAATATCCACTATTGATGATAAGGAAGGGGAAGTTATCTTAAAAGAAAACTGCAGAATTGGAACTCATTCTGTTGTAATGCCTGGGGTTACTGTTGGTAAAAATTCTATTATTGGTGCTTTTAGTTTTGTAACTGAAGATATTCCGGATAATGTTGTTGCTTTTGGCGTTCCGGCAAAAGTAGTGAGAAAATTAGATTAA
- a CDS encoding acylneuraminate cytidylyltransferase family protein — MKLLFTICGRAGSKGIKNKNVKNFLDKPLALYSLSVIDLYLKKSNYDADIVINTDSESLMEIFDNNSLRSVDIIERSADLAGDKVAKVDVIQNCLEVMEEKNGNYDLIIDLDITSPLRTVKDLDDMIEKKLNTDYDLIFSVTDSRRNPYFNMVMETEHGYDRVIKSNFNTRQEAPVIYDMNASIYVYSREFLQRKVGLFDGKCGIHKMFDTGVLDLDHENDMFLMEVIAKYLFENNEEFAEVYNNI, encoded by the coding sequence ATGAAATTATTATTTACTATATGTGGGCGTGCTGGGTCAAAAGGAATAAAAAATAAAAATGTTAAAAACTTTTTAGATAAACCTTTGGCTTTATATTCATTATCTGTCATTGATTTATATTTAAAAAAATCAAATTATGATGCGGATATAGTTATAAACACTGATAGTGAAAGTTTGATGGAAATATTCGACAATAATTCTTTACGTTCCGTAGATATAATTGAGAGAAGTGCCGATTTAGCGGGCGATAAAGTTGCCAAAGTTGATGTTATTCAAAACTGTTTGGAAGTTATGGAAGAAAAGAATGGCAATTATGATTTGATAATTGATTTAGACATTACTTCTCCCCTTAGGACAGTAAAAGATTTGGATGACATGATTGAAAAGAAATTGAATACTGATTATGACCTGATTTTTTCTGTAACTGATTCTAGAAGAAATCCCTATTTTAACATGGTTATGGAAACAGAACATGGCTATGATAGGGTAATTAAGTCCAATTTTAATACAAGACAGGAAGCACCTGTGATTTATGACATGAATGCATCAATTTATGTTTACTCCAGAGAGTTCCTACAAAGAAAAGTGGGACTGTTTGATGGAAAATGTGGAATTCATAAGATGTTTGATACTGGAGTATTGGATTTGGACCATGAAAATGACATGTTTTTAATGGAAGTTATTGCAAAATATCTTTTTGAAAATAATGAAGAATTTGCTGAAGTTTACAATAATATTTAG
- a CDS encoding Gfo/Idh/MocA family oxidoreductase, producing MFDLKICFVGIGSIAKRHISNIKNYLADDFNCQIDAYRSSNSPLDKDIAKYISNEYHSYDEVPKDYDAIFITNPTKLHYETLKLFKDNSENFFIEKPIVYSDDLDKNFDEFNSKTCYVACPLRHGSVIQYLKENLDLNQVNGVRSICSTYLPEWHPDEDYRKSYSAKKELGGGVSIDLIHEWDYLTYLFGMPHSVDAILDKVSTLEIDTEDIAVYIAKYDNLLLELHLDYFGRFPIRELMIFKEDETIIGDIYNNQIVFKNENKVIDFNEQRNDYQVEELKYFFKLITEEIDNINDIQNALNVMKLAGGEL from the coding sequence ATGTTTGATTTAAAGATTTGTTTTGTTGGAATCGGCTCAATTGCTAAAAGGCATATTTCAAATATTAAAAACTATTTGGCTGATGATTTTAACTGTCAGATAGATGCTTATAGAAGCAGCAATTCTCCATTGGATAAGGATATTGCCAAATATATTTCCAATGAGTATCACAGCTATGATGAAGTTCCAAAAGATTATGATGCAATTTTCATCACCAATCCTACAAAACTCCATTATGAAACTCTTAAATTATTTAAGGATAATTCTGAAAACTTTTTTATAGAAAAACCGATTGTCTATTCCGATGATTTAGATAAAAATTTCGATGAATTTAACTCAAAAACATGTTATGTTGCTTGTCCATTAAGGCATGGAAGTGTAATTCAATACCTTAAAGAGAATCTGGATTTAAATCAGGTAAATGGAGTTAGATCAATTTGTTCAACTTATCTTCCCGAATGGCATCCTGATGAGGATTACAGGAAGTCCTATAGTGCAAAAAAGGAATTGGGCGGTGGAGTAAGTATTGATTTAATCCATGAATGGGACTATTTGACTTACCTGTTTGGAATGCCCCATTCTGTGGATGCAATTTTGGATAAAGTATCTACTTTGGAAATAGATACAGAAGACATTGCAGTCTACATTGCAAAATATGATAATCTGCTTTTAGAATTACATTTGGATTATTTTGGTAGGTTTCCAATAAGAGAATTAATGATTTTTAAAGAAGATGAAACTATTATTGGGGATATTTATAATAATCAAATAGTTTTTAAAAATGAAAATAAAGTAATCGATTTTAATGAACAACGCAATGACTATCAAGTTGAAGAATTAAAATATTTCTTTAAATTAATTACAGAAGAAATAGATAATATTAATGATATTCAAAATGCATTAAATGTTATGAAATTGGCTGGAGGAGAATTATGA
- a CDS encoding Gfo/Idh/MocA family oxidoreductase, with amino-acid sequence MNVGVIGLGSMGKRRIRLIKENFPEINVVGIDNSDERCNEVKSLFNIDVFNDSNEFFNLDNFDAVFISTPPLTHSNLIKQALNSNLNVFTEINLVSEGYTENIDLSNENELVLFLSSTQLYRKEINYIDSQVQDSDKVTNYIYHIGNYLPDWHPWESYKNFFVGNKKTNGCREILAIELPWIVNVFGNIEKLHVSKNKITDLEIDYPDSFFINIIHENGSRGALIVDLASRKAVRNLEIINEDIYLSWDGTPQGFEEFDFDVNEMKKLNLYEEISKENDYNQTIIENAYLEEIKDFFSVLSGNAECGLHSFEKDKYILDIIDRIEEISDSEVFEV; translated from the coding sequence TTGAATGTTGGTGTAATCGGTTTAGGTTCAATGGGAAAAAGAAGAATTAGACTAATAAAAGAAAATTTTCCTGAAATAAATGTTGTTGGAATTGATAATAGTGATGAGAGATGTAATGAGGTAAAATCATTATTTAATATTGATGTTTTTAATGATTCCAATGAATTTTTTAATTTAGATAATTTTGATGCAGTGTTTATATCAACTCCACCATTAACTCATTCTAATTTAATTAAACAGGCTTTAAATTCAAATTTGAATGTTTTCACCGAAATCAATTTGGTTAGTGAGGGTTATACTGAAAATATTGATTTGTCCAATGAAAATGAGTTAGTCTTGTTTTTATCATCAACACAACTTTACAGAAAAGAAATCAATTACATTGACTCACAGGTTCAGGATTCAGACAAAGTTACTAATTATATCTATCATATAGGTAATTATTTGCCGGATTGGCACCCTTGGGAGAGTTATAAAAACTTTTTCGTGGGAAATAAAAAAACTAATGGTTGTAGAGAAATTTTAGCTATTGAACTGCCGTGGATTGTAAATGTATTCGGCAATATTGAGAAATTGCATGTATCTAAAAATAAGATCACTGATTTGGAAATTGACTATCCAGACAGCTTTTTTATAAATATTATTCATGAAAACGGCAGTCGTGGCGCTTTAATTGTTGATTTGGCATCACGTAAAGCTGTAAGGAACTTGGAAATCATTAACGAGGATATTTATTTGTCTTGGGATGGAACTCCTCAAGGTTTTGAAGAATTTGATTTTGACGTGAATGAAATGAAGAAATTGAATTTATATGAGGAAATCTCAAAAGAAAATGATTATAATCAGACAATCATTGAAAATGCGTATCTTGAAGAAATTAAGGACTTTTTCAGTGTCCTGTCAGGCAATGCAGAATGCGGATTACACTCTTTTGAAAAGGATAAATATATATTGGATATTATTGATAGAATTGAAGAAATCTCTGATAGTGAGGTTTTTGAGGTTTAA
- the neuC gene encoding UDP-N-acetylglucosamine 2-epimerase: MLKKVLYITGTRADYGLMHDALELLDNDENIRLEVAVTGMHLMEEFGYSLDEVKKDNFNLHVINQTFLKDDEQSMSAFIGNLIGDLTQLMVEIKPDVVLLLGDRGEMLAGAIVASYLQIPVAHIHGGDVSSTVDDSARHAITKLSNIHFAATEKSASRIRQMGENPDNIFVVGAPGLDSIIKIKDKIDEKHLKEKYNIAHDFILVLQHPVSLEVEDSSNQIKQTLDAVTSTDYQILLVYPNADAGGRAMIEKINEYDVDAYKNIPHDDFIGLLGLASALIGNSSSGIIESSSFKLPVINIGTRQAGREKAENVIDVDYDSNEILNAMNYIKSEDYQNKLNNCINPYGDGKSGENICKILNKLDINDDLLNKKFFELE; this comes from the coding sequence ATGTTAAAGAAAGTATTATATATTACTGGAACAAGAGCAGATTACGGTTTAATGCACGATGCCTTGGAATTATTGGATAATGATGAAAATATTCGCCTGGAAGTTGCAGTAACTGGTATGCATTTAATGGAAGAATTTGGATATTCATTAGATGAAGTTAAAAAGGATAATTTTAATTTACATGTTATTAATCAAACATTTTTAAAAGACGATGAGCAGTCAATGTCTGCATTCATTGGTAATCTCATCGGCGATTTAACACAACTGATGGTTGAAATAAAACCTGATGTCGTTTTACTTTTAGGAGACCGTGGTGAAATGCTGGCCGGAGCAATTGTCGCTTCCTATCTGCAGATTCCTGTTGCACATATTCATGGTGGTGATGTTTCATCAACCGTCGATGATTCCGCTCGCCATGCAATAACAAAATTGTCCAATATTCACTTTGCGGCAACTGAAAAAAGCGCATCAAGAATAAGGCAAATGGGTGAAAATCCGGACAATATTTTTGTTGTTGGAGCGCCTGGATTAGATTCAATAATTAAAATTAAAGATAAAATTGATGAAAAGCATTTGAAGGAAAAATATAATATTGCACATGATTTCATTCTTGTATTGCAGCATCCTGTTAGTTTGGAGGTTGAAGACTCATCTAATCAGATTAAACAAACTTTAGATGCGGTAACCTCTACTGATTATCAGATCTTATTGGTTTATCCGAATGCAGATGCAGGCGGAAGGGCAATGATTGAGAAAATAAACGAATATGATGTTGACGCTTATAAGAACATCCCTCACGACGATTTCATTGGTCTTTTGGGGTTAGCCAGTGCATTGATAGGAAACTCAAGCAGTGGAATAATTGAATCTTCTTCATTTAAGCTGCCTGTAATTAATATCGGAACTAGGCAGGCTGGCCGTGAAAAGGCAGAGAATGTTATTGATGTTGATTATGATTCCAATGAAATTTTAAATGCCATGAATTATATTAAAAGTGAAGATTATCAAAATAAATTAAATAATTGTATTAATCCCTATGGAGATGGGAAATCTGGTGAAAATATCTGTAAAATTTTAAATAAGTTAGATATTAATGATGATTTATTAAATAAGAAATTTTTTGAGTTGGAGTGA
- the neuB gene encoding N-acetylneuraminate synthase — MIFDAECNKSNVKSTFIIAEIGVNHNGSIELARKMIKSASKCGVDAVKFQTFVSEDLVSENAKTAEYQEKNTNENSQLEMLKKLELSYDDFYELKSYAEECGVVFLSSPFDFKSVDLLEKLGVSLYKLGSGELNNFELIDYVLNTDKPLILSTGMATLEEIKETYDFIENKEKLCILHCITGYPTSFEEANLNFIKTLQNELDVPIGFSDHSQGIELPIAAVALGACVVEKHFTLDKTLEGPDHKASLNPEEFKAMVSAIRHVEVAMGDGVRKFSENENEIKKVARKSIILNDNLKKGDVLEKEMLSIKRPGTGIAPKYVDDLIGKTVNKDLKSGHVLQWEDLE, encoded by the coding sequence ATGATTTTTGATGCTGAATGTAATAAATCGAATGTTAAATCTACATTTATCATTGCTGAAATTGGTGTTAATCATAATGGCAGTATTGAACTTGCTCGTAAAATGATTAAATCAGCTAGTAAATGTGGTGTTGATGCTGTTAAATTTCAAACTTTTGTCAGTGAGGATTTGGTTAGTGAAAATGCAAAAACTGCTGAATATCAGGAAAAAAATACTAATGAAAATTCACAACTTGAAATGCTAAAAAAATTGGAATTGTCATATGATGATTTTTATGAACTTAAAAGCTATGCTGAAGAGTGTGGAGTAGTATTTTTATCTTCACCTTTTGATTTTAAAAGTGTGGATCTTTTAGAGAAGTTAGGTGTTTCACTTTATAAATTGGGTTCAGGTGAACTGAATAATTTTGAACTGATTGATTATGTTTTAAATACTGATAAACCATTAATTTTGTCAACAGGCATGGCTACCTTGGAAGAGATTAAAGAAACCTATGATTTCATTGAAAATAAGGAAAAGTTATGCATTTTGCATTGCATTACAGGATATCCGACTTCATTTGAGGAAGCAAATCTAAATTTCATAAAAACATTACAAAATGAATTGGATGTGCCAATCGGATTTTCAGACCATTCTCAGGGCATAGAACTTCCGATTGCAGCTGTTGCATTGGGTGCATGTGTTGTTGAAAAACATTTTACATTGGATAAAACGCTCGAAGGCCCGGACCATAAGGCGTCTTTAAATCCTGAGGAATTTAAAGCTATGGTAAGTGCAATCAGGCATGTTGAGGTTGCAATGGGGGATGGTGTTAGGAAATTTTCTGAAAATGAAAATGAAATTAAAAAGGTTGCAAGAAAAAGCATCATTTTAAATGATAATCTCAAAAAAGGGGATGTGCTTGAAAAAGAGATGCTGTCAATTAAACGGCCTGGAACAGGTATTGCTCCTAAGTATGTTGATGATTTAATAGGCAAAACAGTTAATAAAGACCTAAAATCAGGTCATGTTTTGCAATGGGAAGATTTGGAATAA
- a CDS encoding DUF4422 domain-containing protein: MKTEVYVLTHKKINENYKCPPYVPLLNGSIFSDDDFGYLRDDVGDNISELNIYYAELTGQYWAWKHSDADIIGFCQYRRWFVRNIFGDKLTVDDIQNDLENFDIILPQKTNSHDILREGIQKAISLNPDYGAKWEDYIKLENLIKNKFSDYYSSYQYLMNSKGGYNCNMFICKKEVADEYFSWLFDVLNELKQVIDFSSYPDDNQRILGFFSEYLLNVFVYKKGLSIKERYIINTDRKFPIVTILGSKFPFLKSIENNLINYKNK, translated from the coding sequence ATGAAAACTGAAGTTTATGTTTTAACTCATAAGAAGATAAATGAAAATTATAAATGCCCTCCATATGTTCCTTTATTGAATGGCAGTATTTTTTCGGATGATGATTTTGGATATTTACGAGATGATGTTGGCGATAACATATCTGAACTTAATATTTATTATGCAGAATTGACAGGTCAATATTGGGCTTGGAAGCATTCTGATGCAGATATAATTGGTTTTTGTCAGTATAGGCGTTGGTTTGTAAGAAATATTTTTGGTGATAAATTAACTGTTGATGATATTCAAAATGATTTAGAAAATTTTGATATTATTCTTCCTCAAAAAACTAATTCTCATGATATTTTAAGAGAGGGTATTCAAAAGGCTATAAGCTTAAATCCAGATTATGGTGCAAAATGGGAGGATTATATAAAATTAGAAAATCTTATAAAAAATAAATTTTCTGATTATTATTCTTCATACCAATATCTTATGAATAGTAAAGGAGGATATAATTGTAATATGTTTATTTGTAAAAAAGAAGTAGCTGATGAATATTTTTCATGGCTCTTTGATGTTCTTAATGAATTAAAACAGGTAATTGATTTTTCATCATATCCTGATGATAACCAAAGAATTTTAGGTTTCTTTAGTGAATATTTATTAAATGTTTTTGTTTATAAAAAAGGTCTAAGCATTAAAGAACGTTACATAATTAATACTGATAGGAAATTCCCAATTGTTACAATTTTAGGCAGTAAATTTCCTTTTTTAAAATCAATTGAAAATAATTTAATTAATTATAAAAATAAATAG